Genomic DNA from Pelosinus sp. UFO1:
TTTTTTCTAATTTGGCGTATAGTTTAGAAGCACTCAAATAGATCGATTGGGGCTGACATCCGTCCTTGTTAAAGGTTACTTTAATAAGAGACAATGAAATTCTCATTACCTATTTTAGTAACAGATTTTAGGAGGCTATACAAAACATGACTCAAGACAAAACTTTAACTTGCCGCGATTGCGCAGACCAATTCGTATTCTCAGCTTCAGAACAAGATTTCTTCGCTGAAAAAGGTTTCACCAACGAACCAGGACGTTGCCCTTCATGTAGAGCAGCTCACAAACAAAGAAATGGTAACGGTGGCCGTAACAGCAACTACCAACAACGCGAAATGCATGACGCTACTTGCGCTTCATGTGGTGTTGAAACACAAGTTCCTTTCCGTCCAAGCGGCGACCGTCCTGTATATTGCAGAGATTGCTTTAGCCAGAACCGCTAGGATGTCAGAAAGTCCCTGTCTTATGACAGGGGCTTTTTTTATTTTCGACTTATTTTTTTTGCTACTAATTTATCATTGATTTTTTATTTATGAGCAAACAGTAGTTAACTCTTCTAGTTTATACAATGAAAGCGAAGAATCCTAGCACTGAAACCAAAGAAAAAACTCGTAAAACCTCCCCTCATTACACAGTTGAAACTTTTGAACTCATTCTCCATCGACCAATAATTAACTAATAATTCTATAAAAATAGCAAGTACTATGGTACAATTCTAATGTAGTCCCAAAACATATATGAGCATTCTTAACCAATATTTCAAATATTACTACAAGGGACAGCACATGGAGGTTTCATCTTGGCGAAAGAACATACTATTGATATACCTGCCCATTGTAATATTTATTGCAATGCAGCATTAAGAACATTACGAGTTTGTTTTAGTGAACCCTCAGATGGCATAAATGATGATACTGGAATTTTACTATTAATTCCAGGTTTTGGGGCAGATTTAAATTCAAACGTTTATAAAAAGATGCGAGAAATATTTGCTGATCAATATAATCTTATAACAATACAATGTGATTATTTCGGTCAAGAGTATATGCAAGAACCAGTTAACATGAGATTTGACATAGTCCGTTTTCTAGAAGATTTATCCTTTAAAAATCCAAAGTTGATTATAAATGAATCAACTTTAAGTGCGGATGTTATACAAGATCTGGCGTATAAGTATAATATTACAATTTTTCGTACTAGTAATTTTAACGAAACAATTGAAAATTTTAATGATATGGGCCTAATGCAAACTTTAGATAATTTAACAGCTATCTTAGCAGTGATAGCTATTTTAAATGATAATAAATTAATTTTTAATGCAAAAAAAATCATAGCTTATGGTCATTCCCATGGCGCTTATTTAGGCTATTTGTGCAACGCATTTGCCCCCACACTTTTTTCACTGCTCATTGATAATTCAGCTTGGCTATTTCCCCGTTATTTAAACCCTGAAACACCAAGAACTATAGTAGACATGATAGCTTCTAAAGATGAAACATATGTGTGTACATATATTTCATCTTTAGCAGCCCAGCTTTCACAGGATAAAGAATTATTAGAACTACCTTTATTATACAAACAATTCAATAATAATTGTATAATAAGTTCTTTTCACGGAACTACCGATACCCTAATATCCTGTACTGACAAAAAAGTTTATTGTTCCTCTATACCATTTTGCCAGTACAATGAAATTTCAGCGGCAGATATTGATGGTGTAATATTTCGTTCTACAAACCATGGATTAGATGCGGATTTTTTAGAGTTTTTCCACTATAATATGGCACGCTATAAAGATCAATTCAGTAC
This window encodes:
- a CDS encoding DUF2920 family protein gives rise to the protein MAKEHTIDIPAHCNIYCNAALRTLRVCFSEPSDGINDDTGILLLIPGFGADLNSNVYKKMREIFADQYNLITIQCDYFGQEYMQEPVNMRFDIVRFLEDLSFKNPKLIINESTLSADVIQDLAYKYNITIFRTSNFNETIENFNDMGLMQTLDNLTAILAVIAILNDNKLIFNAKKIIAYGHSHGAYLGYLCNAFAPTLFSLLIDNSAWLFPRYLNPETPRTIVDMIASKDETYVCTYISSLAAQLSQDKELLELPLLYKQFNNNCIISSFHGTTDTLISCTDKKVYCSSIPFCQYNEISAADIDGVIFRSTNHGLDADFLEFFHYNMARYKDQFSTSSKILLPDVVFKTTQFTYEVDYSIGFPNLIIKGEHSGRNKAF
- a CDS encoding zinc-ribbon domain containing protein, which gives rise to MTQDKTLTCRDCADQFVFSASEQDFFAEKGFTNEPGRCPSCRAAHKQRNGNGGRNSNYQQREMHDATCASCGVETQVPFRPSGDRPVYCRDCFSQNR